One window of Psychrobacillus sp. FSL H8-0483 genomic DNA carries:
- a CDS encoding FMN-binding negative transcriptional regulator, with translation MYIPKYYKVTDADEIREFVQKTSFGTMVTTKQGKPIATHLPLSFSKKEEDYYITGHMAYGNPQWRTFETCEEVLVMYQGPHAYISSSWYEHENVPTWNYQAVHVYGTASILTEEELQQELTMMLQKYEKHRENPVLWEKLSPQVLEKEMKGIVGFKIKVKEIQAAYKLSQNRNEKDYLNIVDKLHEEEDINSHQMGKVMEKRLKS, from the coding sequence ATGTATATACCTAAATATTATAAAGTGACAGATGCAGATGAAATTAGAGAATTTGTTCAAAAGACCTCATTTGGAACGATGGTTACAACCAAACAAGGCAAACCAATTGCGACTCATTTACCTTTGAGTTTTAGTAAAAAAGAAGAAGATTACTATATAACTGGGCATATGGCTTATGGGAATCCTCAATGGCGAACATTCGAAACCTGTGAGGAAGTTCTCGTTATGTACCAGGGACCGCATGCTTACATTTCTTCTTCTTGGTACGAGCATGAAAATGTTCCAACATGGAATTATCAGGCTGTGCATGTCTATGGCACAGCTAGTATTTTGACTGAAGAAGAGTTGCAACAAGAACTTACAATGATGCTACAAAAATATGAAAAACATCGTGAGAATCCAGTATTGTGGGAAAAACTTTCTCCACAAGTTTTAGAAAAAGAAATGAAAGGTATCGTTGGATTTAAAATTAAAGTGAAAGAAATTCAAGCCGCCTATAAATTAAGTCAGAATCGTAATGAGAAGGATTATCTTAACATCGTTGATAAACTACATGAGGAAGAAGATATAAACTCTCACCAGATGGGAAAAGTGATGGAAAAGAGATTAAAAAGCTAA
- a CDS encoding small, acid-soluble spore protein tlp: protein MSIHAPGPNDSADNKERLKKTIRNMEAAEAAMEFAEGEELAAIQEKNERRKKSIENLQEEISAESKSRINGYIR from the coding sequence ATGTCTATTCACGCACCAGGACCAAATGATTCGGCGGATAATAAAGAAAGACTAAAGAAAACCATCCGGAATATGGAAGCAGCAGAAGCAGCAATGGAATTCGCAGAAGGGGAAGAACTTGCTGCAATACAAGAGAAAAACGAACGACGTAAAAAGAGCATTGAAAATTTGCAAGAAGAAATAAGTGCAGAATCTAAATCTCGGATAAATGGATATATTAGGTAA
- a CDS encoding SNF2-related protein — MIIERSTEWKEGLVNRLENIEPWDNWTLYKMSYEIVNDNLITEFSGLQSPKYLPNLTPLSHQLEVAETVIERMNGKAILADEVGLGKTIEAGLILKEYLIRGLVKKALILAPASLINQWVEELNYKFYIPAIPYKKNYQLDHYDVVVMSMDTAKKSPHKELIYAQDYDMIIIDEAHKLKNHKTKIYEFVQSLKKKFCLLLTATPVQNDVFELFYLISLLKPGHLGNYETFQSSFSASKHSLEHDEYLRELVNQVMVRNRRQDTGIEWTNRRVQIIPIQFSEAEKEVYDLILDLKNISPVFSGAFSMITLQKEMCSSKEATALTLEKMREKCENPDEMDHVNEIIQKLMALETNSKAEKAYEIISQANDKVIIFTEYRASQTYLQWYLNSKGITSVLFNGKFNKNKRDWMKRLFKEQAQVLIATESGGEGINLQFCHHVINYDLPWNPMKLEQRIGRVHRLGQEHDVHIYNLAIDNTIEKNILDLLYVKIDVFEKVVGDLDDILSTYKKTI; from the coding sequence ATGATAATTGAAAGGTCAACTGAGTGGAAAGAAGGTCTCGTGAATAGATTAGAAAATATCGAACCATGGGATAATTGGACGCTTTATAAGATGAGTTACGAAATAGTGAATGATAACCTGATTACCGAATTTTCTGGTCTTCAGTCTCCTAAATACTTACCAAACCTTACTCCCCTTAGTCATCAATTGGAAGTGGCTGAGACGGTCATCGAAAGGATGAATGGAAAAGCAATTCTTGCAGACGAGGTGGGTCTTGGTAAAACTATTGAAGCAGGGTTGATATTAAAAGAATACCTCATTCGAGGGCTTGTAAAAAAAGCGTTAATTTTGGCTCCGGCTTCTCTTATCAATCAGTGGGTCGAAGAATTGAACTACAAATTTTATATTCCCGCAATTCCTTATAAAAAAAACTACCAATTAGACCATTACGATGTAGTAGTAATGAGTATGGATACGGCAAAAAAAAGCCCACATAAAGAACTAATATATGCGCAAGATTATGACATGATCATCATTGATGAGGCACATAAACTAAAAAACCATAAAACCAAAATTTATGAGTTTGTTCAAAGTTTAAAGAAAAAGTTTTGTCTGTTGTTAACTGCTACTCCGGTTCAAAATGATGTGTTTGAGCTATTTTATCTTATCTCTTTATTAAAACCGGGGCACTTAGGTAATTACGAGACGTTTCAATCCTCGTTTTCTGCCAGTAAACACAGTTTAGAACACGATGAATATTTAAGGGAATTAGTTAATCAGGTGATGGTCAGAAATAGAAGACAGGATACTGGAATTGAGTGGACAAATCGTCGTGTTCAAATAATCCCAATCCAATTTTCGGAAGCGGAAAAAGAAGTGTACGATTTGATTTTAGATCTTAAAAATATTTCGCCTGTTTTTTCGGGAGCCTTCTCTATGATTACACTACAAAAGGAAATGTGCAGCAGTAAGGAAGCAACTGCCTTGACTTTAGAGAAGATGCGCGAAAAATGTGAGAATCCAGATGAGATGGATCACGTTAATGAAATTATACAGAAATTGATGGCGCTAGAAACAAATTCAAAAGCAGAAAAGGCTTATGAAATTATTTCTCAAGCAAATGATAAGGTTATTATCTTTACAGAATATCGAGCCAGTCAAACCTATTTGCAATGGTATTTAAATTCTAAAGGAATCACCAGCGTTCTCTTTAACGGGAAATTTAACAAAAATAAACGAGATTGGATGAAGCGTTTATTTAAAGAACAGGCCCAGGTGTTAATTGCAACAGAATCGGGAGGGGAAGGAATTAACCTCCAATTTTGTCACCATGTCATCAACTATGATTTACCATGGAATCCAATGAAGTTAGAACAACGAATTGGACGTGTTCACCGGTTAGGGCAAGAACATGATGTTCATATTTACAATTTGGCTATCGATAACACCATTGAAAAGAATATTTTGGACTTGCTTTACGTAAAAATCGATGTATTCGAAAAAGTAGTGGGTGATTTAGACGATATCTTATCAACTTATAAGAAAACTATCTGA
- a CDS encoding YqhG family protein — translation MFPNQVHGYLLKFFNENNCPILTNTDHYITVQLTVDMDKKIMNRPFYWKYLESTDGVPDPAQLTFITDQNKLDGATKGEVIHFGSPRLNQLFQATKELGAFVQMYERVSDKFESRPILTPWLGVNYKISYYSDQTKEMLYSLGINLMTGDLTDDFQELLSRVDLVSIRSEYVFHLPYIIKPIRALERLDTAIESIVQQDDHTWAEEAKRRWQKDLEVLEYFYEGVENKPECYEMEKKALEEQYEARIKIEVINGGLFYMK, via the coding sequence ATGTTCCCAAACCAAGTTCATGGTTATTTACTTAAATTTTTTAATGAAAACAATTGTCCTATTTTGACTAACACGGACCACTACATTACCGTCCAACTAACAGTTGATATGGATAAAAAAATTATGAACCGTCCATTTTATTGGAAGTATTTAGAAAGCACAGATGGTGTTCCAGATCCAGCACAGTTAACTTTCATCACTGATCAAAATAAGCTAGATGGAGCCACTAAAGGGGAAGTAATCCATTTTGGTTCTCCTCGACTTAATCAACTGTTTCAAGCAACGAAAGAACTTGGCGCATTTGTGCAAATGTATGAAAGGGTATCAGATAAGTTTGAATCGAGACCCATTTTAACTCCTTGGCTAGGTGTGAATTATAAAATATCGTACTACAGCGATCAAACGAAAGAAATGCTCTATTCTCTAGGGATTAACTTAATGACAGGTGATTTAACAGATGATTTTCAGGAACTGTTAAGCAGAGTGGATTTGGTATCTATCAGGTCAGAATATGTATTTCATTTACCATATATAATAAAGCCCATTCGTGCCCTAGAGCGATTAGATACAGCAATTGAAAGCATCGTACAACAAGATGATCATACATGGGCAGAAGAAGCAAAAAGAAGATGGCAAAAGGACCTGGAAGTATTAGAATACTTTTATGAAGGCGTAGAAAACAAGCCAGAATGCTACGAGATGGAGAAAAAAGCATTGGAAGAACAATACGAGGCAAGAATTAAAATTGAAGTGATAAATGGTGGATTATTTTATATGAAATAA
- the tatA gene encoding twin-arginine translocase TatA/TatE family subunit: MPNIGVPGLIIILIIALIVFGPSKLPQLGKAVGQTLAEFKNSTKEIMDEVAEDFKLDDKNAETKKKK; encoded by the coding sequence ATGCCAAACATCGGTGTACCAGGTTTAATAATTATTCTTATAATTGCTTTAATCGTCTTCGGCCCATCTAAACTACCTCAGTTAGGAAAAGCGGTTGGACAAACATTAGCAGAATTTAAAAACTCAACAAAAGAAATTATGGACGAAGTGGCAGAAGATTTTAAACTAGATGACAAAAACGCAGAAACTAAAAAGAAAAAATAA
- a CDS encoding gluconate 2-dehydrogenase subunit 3 family protein, which yields MTEKQKNYTRRDFLKTTGIATGALIGGGVIGGLVGFNANKTDQGLSNVATPEKHAMQVSQGFQFFRNKKDFDILSNATERIFPKDDLGPGAIDLGVGYFIDHQLAGQYGSNTKEYMQGPFAVGAPTQGYQSRLTRAELFKQGIAKLEEEANNRFKKGFLELEGKQMDEILTAFQNDEVAMVGTTSSFFFRLLRTATLEGAFSDPMYGGNRNMGGWRMKGFPGHQMAYANVIESDKFQKIEPMSLGQM from the coding sequence ATGACGGAAAAACAGAAAAACTATACACGAAGAGACTTTTTAAAAACGACAGGGATTGCTACCGGTGCTTTAATTGGTGGGGGAGTAATTGGTGGATTAGTTGGGTTTAATGCAAATAAGACAGATCAAGGTTTGTCTAATGTAGCGACTCCAGAAAAGCATGCGATGCAAGTGAGTCAAGGGTTTCAGTTCTTCCGAAATAAGAAAGATTTTGACATCCTTTCAAATGCTACGGAACGGATTTTTCCGAAAGATGATTTAGGACCAGGTGCAATTGATTTAGGGGTTGGTTATTTTATTGATCACCAATTAGCGGGGCAATACGGAAGTAATACGAAAGAATATATGCAAGGCCCGTTTGCCGTAGGTGCTCCGACGCAAGGATATCAGAGTCGCTTGACCCGAGCGGAACTCTTTAAGCAAGGGATAGCGAAATTGGAAGAAGAAGCTAATAATAGATTTAAAAAAGGATTCCTTGAACTGGAAGGAAAGCAAATGGATGAGATATTAACTGCTTTTCAAAATGATGAAGTAGCAATGGTAGGGACTACCTCTTCATTTTTCTTTCGTTTGCTACGAACTGCGACATTAGAAGGTGCATTTTCTGACCCAATGTATGGTGGAAATAGAAATATGGGTGGATGGAGAATGAAGGGATTCCCTGGTCATCAAATGGCTTATGCTAATGTAATTGAAAGTGATAAATTCCAAAAAATTGAGCCAATGTCGCTTGGACAAATGTAA
- a CDS encoding GMC family oxidoreductase: MATTLPKVDVVTVGIGWVGGIVAAECAKAGLKVIGLERGETRGTEDYQKVHDEYRYAVRYELMQNLSKETITIRNHRKMPALPMRQMSSFLLGLGLGGSGTHWNGHNWRFLPYDFQIKTMTDEKYGPNKLSKDYLLQDWGVTYDELEPYFYKFEQTAGISGEDTNPFWGKRAQPFPTPPMKKTPILKKFESATQKLGYTPFMLPSANLSEPYTNPDGQAINACQYCGFCERFGCEYGAKTSPEITVVPTAMKTGNFEARFRSNVVEVIKKGNKVTGVKYLDTLSGEEFIQPAEVVVLTSYVMNNAKLLMVSNIGEQYNPDTGRGTLGKNYCYQILPGATGYFEEQMNTFMGAGALGMTIDDYNGDNFDHSDLDFIHGGSISLTQTGSRPIETNPIQRDTPTWGAEFKKNSIYNFTRTLGIGTQGASMPHKENFLSLDSNYKDAYGLPLLQMTYNFTDQDRALHKYITEVCTNIMKEMGAKTVEGKNVITDYDIVGYQTTHNTGGTIMGSSPDNSVVNKYLQHWDAENLFVIGAGNFPHNGGYNPTGTVAALAYQSADAIIKYSKTGGSLV; this comes from the coding sequence ATGGCTACTACATTACCAAAAGTAGATGTTGTTACAGTAGGGATAGGTTGGGTAGGCGGCATTGTTGCAGCAGAATGTGCAAAAGCAGGATTGAAAGTTATTGGTTTAGAGAGAGGGGAAACGCGAGGGACAGAGGACTATCAAAAAGTACATGATGAATATCGTTATGCAGTTCGATATGAATTAATGCAAAACTTATCGAAAGAGACGATTACGATACGAAATCATCGAAAAATGCCTGCATTACCAATGCGTCAGATGAGCTCCTTTTTACTAGGTTTGGGATTAGGGGGATCTGGAACCCACTGGAATGGTCATAACTGGAGATTTTTACCTTATGACTTTCAAATAAAGACGATGACAGATGAAAAATATGGTCCTAATAAATTGTCAAAGGACTATTTGTTGCAAGATTGGGGAGTTACTTACGACGAATTAGAACCATACTTTTATAAGTTCGAACAGACTGCTGGAATTTCTGGAGAAGATACGAATCCGTTTTGGGGAAAAAGAGCGCAACCATTCCCTACTCCACCGATGAAAAAGACACCGATATTAAAGAAATTTGAAAGTGCAACCCAAAAATTAGGATATACGCCATTTATGTTACCTTCCGCAAATCTTTCAGAACCCTATACAAATCCAGATGGGCAAGCGATAAATGCTTGTCAATATTGTGGTTTTTGTGAGCGATTCGGTTGTGAATATGGTGCAAAGACTTCACCTGAAATAACCGTCGTCCCAACTGCTATGAAGACAGGGAACTTTGAAGCAAGGTTTCGTTCCAATGTAGTGGAAGTAATAAAAAAAGGAAATAAAGTAACAGGTGTAAAATATTTGGATACTCTTTCTGGAGAGGAATTTATACAACCAGCAGAAGTAGTAGTTTTGACTAGCTACGTTATGAATAACGCAAAACTTCTTATGGTTTCTAACATTGGGGAACAATATAATCCTGATACAGGTAGAGGGACATTAGGGAAAAATTATTGTTACCAAATACTCCCTGGGGCAACAGGTTATTTTGAAGAACAGATGAACACGTTCATGGGTGCAGGAGCACTTGGCATGACGATTGATGATTATAATGGGGACAACTTTGATCATAGTGATTTAGATTTTATTCATGGTGGTAGTATTTCTCTTACGCAAACGGGATCAAGACCTATTGAAACGAATCCAATTCAACGTGATACGCCAACATGGGGAGCAGAATTCAAAAAGAATTCGATATACAATTTTACTCGTACATTAGGAATTGGAACCCAAGGTGCATCCATGCCACATAAAGAGAATTTTCTTTCTTTGGATAGTAATTACAAGGATGCATATGGTCTACCGCTTCTACAAATGACTTATAACTTTACGGATCAAGATAGAGCTTTGCATAAGTATATAACGGAAGTATGCACAAACATAATGAAAGAGATGGGTGCGAAAACTGTAGAAGGTAAAAATGTTATAACGGATTACGATATTGTGGGTTACCAAACGACTCATAATACTGGTGGAACTATTATGGGAAGCAGTCCTGATAACAGTGTCGTGAATAAGTATTTGCAGCATTGGGATGCAGAGAATTTATTTGTAATCGGTGCAGGGAATTTTCCTCATAATGGTGGCTATAATCCTACCGGAACAGTAGCTGCACTAGCTTATCAGAGTGCGGATGCAATTATAAAATATAGTAAAACAGGCGGTTCACTCGTTTAA